The Gadus chalcogrammus isolate NIFS_2021 chromosome 16, NIFS_Gcha_1.0, whole genome shotgun sequence DNA window CAATTTAGAACTTTTAATAATTTGACCTGAGTGTTTTTTTCACGTCTGGATTATTGTTACATTCCTCAGTCAAGCTGCCTTAGCTAGACTACAGCGGGGGCTCCAGAAACAGCTGCCCCAACACCTGTCTTATTGTCACTTCACGAGTGAAATAAAGGTGCATATTAGAATACATCTAACGGATTCCAAAGCTTTGCATGTTCTTGCCCAGGAACGGCTGGTATCAATGGGCTAGTGGGGCTAAGCCCCCCCTATCTTTTACAATAAACATGAGAACATTATTAAATTAttgaaaatattaaaatataataattactaAAACTTAGAATTGGTTGATTTTGGTGCAACGGAGAAGCAACAGCACCAAATGATCACAAAATCGCAGGAGATACATATAGATATGTTGCGTGGGCTAGAAAAGTAGAAAAGTCAGCCCAGACAATGTTGTTACCTGCAAAGCGCCCTCGCACAGCTGAGAACGCAGACCCGGGTACGACGTGTTACAGGGTCGTACGTTATCCATCGCTTTCTGTGCATTAaggcgttcatttttttatcgcgcgattaactcaaattttatttatttattttctttggctcaaaacaaagaagcagtcgcctgactgctatgttcaaggcagtatgtttgtatgttcatcgtttaattgcactataggctttttttttgtatcgtcctgttttgatcagtatatgccaatgttgttatcagtaaaaaaacatttgcaaaaGGCAAGcagatgcacttcaccatgttgataagagcattaaaattagaaaaatgtatgggacaaagaaatcaagggatatttagcatagaaagaAATGTGCGattactcgcgattaatcgtgagttaactataacattaatgtgattaaacTTAGAATTGGTTGATTTTGGTGCAACGGAGAAGCAACAGCACCAAATGATCACAAAATCGCAGGAGATACATATAGATATGTTGCGTGGGCTAGAAAAGTAGAAAAGTCAGCCCAGACAATCTGTCTGGGCTGATTTTTCTAAGCCCACGCTTAAGAAAATCAGCATCCAATCGGTGTCGTCCAATCGTGATAGACAGGTGTTATGACATACCCCCTTGATTTAGAGaccatttgggctaaattaaTATAGCCCAgtgggtcaccaacctttttgaacctgagagctacttcatgggcactgagtcatacgaagggcacccagttctatacagtcttctgaaataacaaatttgctcagtttgcctttagttatatattactattaatgattaatgatactcatctatgtgaagacatgttaattaattaagtcatgttaatgctttctcacaataattatcaacaggTGGGAAAatgttgttcaagaatgagtagtgctatttttagaacaggcctgcgggcgcctcatgtggtccttgcgggcgccatgGTGCCCGCGgtcactgtgttggtgaccccagaCTCTCAGTGGTGACGGTCACTGTTGGAGGcgggagaaaaaagtgaaaaaaaaacctgaccACCATGGCGAGCGCTAATTTACCGAACTAAGTGGAATATCTACTGACTCATCCGTTTTCGTTGATGTCTTTAGAAGAAGAGAAAGTCTTTAGAGGAAAAGAAATATAGAGACTGGGGGCACATCGGCCAAACGATGTTCAGATTAAACAAAAGGACACGCGACAAAATCGTTCATTTTGCACCTCTTGGTTCGAAAATATTACGTATTTCTTCAAGGAAAGGTTCAAAATCCGGGATTGCTTTTAACTCAGTTTATTGtctgcatgtttcggcatggtaactggCTATGGAAAGAAAGtctaggaatcgtgtagaacacgtttgagagataataactctggctactagaGGCCCGTGgcccttcgcgggtgtcgctgaaaatctctggccTCTCCACACCGggtgcacaggtaagagacgtcaagtgggcgtggcctagcgggcgtggtggcttcggcttcttcaggtgatgccttctgtgggggagcagccttcaataaggtcttgctccccttgtggctatgtattggtatttacggcttatatgtttggtcctgcttcattggatctatgtgtgggtaggttagatacttaaaataaaaaaaaaaaaaaggaaagactaTCTTAGTTAGGAGCGCTCTCTTCTGTTTCCCTTGCGTGCGACTCAGAAAGGCCGTTCGTCGATGTGAGCTTCTCTTCAAATAAGGTAGGCCCAAGCTGCCCTGATATTGATTTTATTCGGGATGATGCTTGCTTCATAATGTTTGTGATTAAAAACAGTGCAGTTGGCAGTCGTTACAGTGCGAACACGttttgtttacgtgtgtgtgggtgtgagaaaCTTTTGCCATCAGAACATGTTTGtacttatagcctacttatcTAATTGTTTATAGAGCATTATTAATTGCTGTAACTTGGTGCTGTATCTCTGGACTGCACCTCAGATGTGATTTTGGAAAATCATTTAGTTTCTCCATTGCCTGCTGTCTCCCTGCATTATATTTGTTGTGATTCGAATCCTGATATTGAATTTATTCGGGACATGATGCTTGCTTCATGTTTGTGATAAAAACAGTGCAGTTGGCAGTCGTTACAGTGCGAAAACGTCTAATgtagtccctctctctctctctctctctctctctctctctctctctctctctctctctctctctctctctctctctctctctctctctctctctcgtccccccccccttcccgtgaggatggacactgggttacagcggccctcacaaccccacgcctccaccccccccctttcaagtgtatattgtatatagttctctgcaaacctatggtggcatcatgccttcagtgtgtatattgtatattgttctctgcaaacctatggtggcatcatgccttcagtgtgcatattgtctatagttctctgcaaacctatggtggcatcatgtcttcagtgtatattgtatatagttctctgcaaacctatggtggcatcatgctttcagtgtgtattgtatatagttctctgcaaacctactgtatggtggcatcatgccttcagtgtggtTATTGtctatagttctctgcaaacctactgtatggtggcatcatgccttcagtgtgtcttcaACCACACATAAAgggttgcacatattatattgatattttatcgtatttgtctaaatgcatacttgactgtagatagatttatgagtggagttaccaacacaatagattggcCGGAACTCACCCATTTTAGAATCACATTCTCTCTCGTGTAtaattcccaattattattgatgtgtttgcacttttaatcttgcCGCCACTGGTCTTCTCCCAATTTAATTTCCCAACGTTTAACTCCCCTCAGAAGCTTGCCCACATTACCCCTTGGAGCTTCTTGTTCCTGTTTGTCCCTCATGTTAGACTTTGGACCAGAAATGCCTGACATGGTACCTTCTATGTGGAACCGCCTTCCCATGTTTTTTGAGGGAACAGGTGGGTTCTAATAACTCACTTGTTCAGACAGTTTTTCCTTTTATTAATACTGGGGTCCTCTTTTCTCTCTACTTGTTTTAACAGCTATATGTACGATGCAAACTATCTGTTCCTTTTCCTTTCATCGTTGTACATTATGGTTTCAtgaatacttttttttgtgaTACATCCTTTCTGTTAAGAGCTTTGGTACATTTCGTTTGAAAGTTTCTCTGAGACTTACCAGTAGATCAACCGCCGTACTTTGGTCGATAGGTGGCGACTCGGCAATGTCTACCATTTGAATACCAGAGAAGAAGACTAACGACGTGACCAAACTTCCGTGTTTGGTTCTGTGGTTTGGTTTGATCCCCATGATTATGATTAATCCGTTTTCGATATGTTAAAGAAAGATCTACTGCTAACTATTAGAATTGCAAGCACTCGCGTTCAGTTGAGCCTCTGATTATTTACGATTTTCGTCCTTTGTATCGTTACTTACGCGCCTTAAGGTTTATTTGCGGTCGAATTTTTTTGGGGTTGTATTTTAAAATTTTATATAATCGAATTCTGCTTTATGTATGCCACCGGTGGGGTTTGGTGCCAACTTGGCACCACCAAAGTGTCGCTAAGTTTGGAAACCTTAAAGGCCAGCCAGGAAAGTAAGAAACCTGTAAAGCAGGGCACCGTCCCTGAAGGCGTTAAGAAGAAGGTTTTGAAGAAAGTAGGATCGACCAGTACCAGTTTCATTGGTCCCGCATGTCGCCCGGGAAAGAACGCATGTCGCCCGGCTAAGACCGCAAGTCACCCGCCGAAGACCGCAAGTCACCCGCCGAAGACCGCAAGTCACCCGCCGAAGACCGCAAGTCACCCGGCTAAGACCGCGTCTCGCCCGTCTAAGACCAAGCCCAAGGGGAAGGACATTGAAGACAGCTTGAATGACTTCTACCAGGAACTGGAGTCTTTGGACTCACCGGACGCTGCTCCGCGTCCCCCGAACAAACAGGCATCGAACCAGGACAGACGCAACAGAAGAGAGCCGCCAAATACAAACCAGAAGAGAAGTTTCGATTCCTTCCAGTATTCAGGCAACGATCCTAATCGCCAGCAACAACACTGGCAGCCGGATGGCCCGTACAACCACGACAACAAGCGACAACGACCCAGTGAGGATGACTTCTGGCGGCCACATCATCCCCAGATGATGGGTTTTCCGAGACCGCCCCAACGATTCCAACCTCCTCACCCCCGCTTCTCTGGGCCATTCCCAGGCCCTCCACCAGGACACTTTGTGCCCCATTGGAACCCCTATGCCCATCCACAGGACTCCCACTTCCAACAAGACCAATTCCTCCCACCCGGCGTGTGTCGTGATCCGCATCCTCCGGGCTGTCGACCCAGTCCTCCACCCCATCCGGGTGATGGCCTTTGGGGGGGAGGCAGCGGAGAGCCTGCCTGGCCGCAGAGTTCTGCAGCAGAAACCAAACTGGTCAATTCGCAACAAGAGGACTACTCCACCAAAGACCCCgactcttcatcatcatcatcatcgtcctcgTCATTGTCACTGATCTTGATGCGTGGTTTACCGGGATCTGGTAAATCAACGTTTGCTCGGTAAGGAGGTGGTGTTTTCTTGTTGGGTCCAACACGGTGGGATGTTACATTTTGTGGTGTTTAGTAAATATCCCTGACATGGATTACAGCTGCGGCAGCAAGAAAGTTTCAAACGATAATTTTGACAAAACGTGTGTATGCTTCACAGGGAGCTGGCGTGTACTGGGCCCACTGGGGTGATTCTCAGTACTGATGACTACTTCGCCAACCAGGACGGCTACACGTATGACCCGAGTCTGCTGCCCATAGCTCATCAATGGAACCAGAATCGAGGTAAAGGGTTCAATTATGAGGGCAGGTTCAATGCTAGGCAAAAGATTATTTATAAATCCACACGAAAATATCAGGAAATTCCAGCGATGCTCTCCCATTATGGAACTTGTTACGCTACTGCATTTGCAAACCATCTATTCATCCCTTTCATTTTCTGTGCAAACCTGACATTTATGACAGGaggtatacaaataatttgattaaaataataaatactgagCGAAAT harbors:
- the n4bp2l2 gene encoding NEDD4-binding protein 2-like 2, translated to MYATGGVWCQLGTTKVSLSLETLKASQESKKPVKQGTVPEGVKKKVLKKVGSTSTSFIGPACRPGKNACRPAKTASHPPKTASHPPKTASHPPKTASHPAKTASRPSKTKPKGKDIEDSLNDFYQELESLDSPDAAPRPPNKQASNQDRRNRREPPNTNQKRSFDSFQYSGNDPNRQQQHWQPDGPYNHDNKRQRPSEDDFWRPHHPQMMGFPRPPQRFQPPHPRFSGPFPGPPPGHFVPHWNPYAHPQDSHFQQDQFLPPGVCRDPHPPGCRPSPPPHPGDGLWGGGSGEPAWPQSSAAETKLVNSQQEDYSTKDPDSSSSSSSSSSLSLILMRGLPGSGKSTFARELACTGPTGVILSTDDYFANQDGYTYDPSLLPIAHQWNQNRADEAMLKGCSPLIIDNTNLQPWEMKPYVAMALERGYRVFFQEPNTQWKFDPVELEKRTKHGVPQQKIAQMLERFCFPVSVETVMTSQEPPHTSAPTQHQQRRP